One Ezakiella massiliensis genomic window, GAATTTATCTTGCTTGGTATTCGACCTTTCTAACCATGGTTCTTTTTCTTCATATCCTAATACTCGCCAATCTAAGATTAGATCTATATCTTCAGAAAATCTTTCAATGAGTCCAAAACATTTTGAAAGTGATGTGCCACCCTTAAAGGTTAAATATTCTTTCCATTTATTTTCATTAAATAGATAGTCTAAGATAAAAGTAACCCAATAGTCTTTTTCAATGACTGCTTCAGATATATTTTTCTTTCTTGCAGTATTGACTATTAAAACTCTTAAGTCTTCTTTGTTTTCTATATAAAACTTATTCATTTTCACCCTCAGAAATTTCTCTTATTACTTCATAAATCCATGATGGAACTGATTTTGACTCATTCATTAAGTCTAATTTTTCTTTTTCAGTTAAGTTTTCTCCTATCTTTTGTATAACTTCGCCGGTTATATCTTCTTTGCCTAAAGACTTAATTGCCTGAATAACTGTTGCAGTCTTTAGGGACATATTGGCAATTTCTCCTGGATTTACTTTTTTAAATTCTAAAACCGTATCCCCAATTTTATATTCCTTATATCTTCCACTAGATATATATTTATAGTGAGTTGGAACTTGTGTTGAAAGTCCTAATAAGTTTAAGGCTGTGCTATTATATGGTGCAATATTCCAATTGTATTTTCTTGCTATGGCAAGTGCTAATTCGTGAATTGATACTGCTTCGTACTCTCCAATTAATTCACTGTATTTTGGATTGTAGTAGAAGCCATCAATGATACGCTGAATTTTTCTTTCATCTGCTAATCTTTTTAATATCTGTCTAACCGTAGCATTAGATGCAATACCTAAAAAGTCATTTGCAAAAAATACTTTATGTGAGTCAAAACTATTTATTTTATCTGATATTATTTCCATATATGAACTCATTACAATTCTCCTTTGTCACGGATATTGTATCATATTCGTGACAAAAGTTCAATTGTACTTAAATTTAATATCCTTATAATAGTTCATCATCTTCATCTAAAGATTCTTCATGACTTTCATCATCGTCATCATCTTCTGACTCACTAATATAATCCTCATCATCTTCTTCAAAGTCTTCCAACATTTTATCTTCTTTTACTTTGACTACCTTAAAATAATATCCTGCTCCTATAACTCCTCCAATTACAAGTGCAACAATTAGAAATGAACCTATCCCGCTTTTCTTTTCTTCTTTTACTGGAACAGTCTTAGGTTCTTCTTTTTTTACTTCTTCTTTCTTAGGCTCTTCAACCTTTATAGTATTTTTATCTTCTGATTCAATCATGTTAAGTAGGTCTTGCTCTCCTACCTCTGTTAATAATCTTACATTATCTTGATTTGATGAGTGGTCCACTATTAGGTGCATAGTTTTTCCACTTTTGGTTTGAAATGTTAAAAATTGTCTTACATCTACTGGATTTTCTTTATCTTTTTCTGTATCTCCACTAGGTGTAATATCTTTTCCATTCCTATCGACATTTTCAATTACTGAACCTCTTGCCTTATTTTCTTGTGTCGCAAGATTATTTACTGCCTTTGTATTACCACCTTTTACAAGTGGTGTTTTCTTAGGCGGATTAGTTGAAGGCTTGGTTGCTTCACTAGTATTTCCTGGTATTCTTGGAACATCTTGATAAGGAATTTCTTCTTTTGATGGTGTAAAAACATCATCTTTCAACATTTTTTCAAATTCTTCTTTTTGTGGTTCATAGATTGATTCGTTTTGACTTTCAATCTGTCCTTCATTTGTCATAGCAAATGTAGTTGCTGGTACTGTAAATGTAAAAAGGAGTAACGCTATGGCTACTCCTCGTTTAATACTCTTATTCATTTTTCTATCCTTTCTTATTTTACATTTTTAAATACATAGACTGCTTTTCTAGCATTGTCCCATTCTATTGTTTGGTTTTTACCATCTTTAATATCTCCATGACTAGCTCCGAAAGCTTTGGCAATATTTGAAATTGAAGCATGAATTCTTCCATTTATAATCACTGGCTTAACATCTGAATTGTAGACTTTTCCATCTGAATCTCTCATAACACCAGTATCAATATTTAGTCTTAATGTCTTTTTAGCTAGGATATTATTCTCCTTATTTGAGAAAATAGCTTCACGAGTAGAGTTGTCATACTCAACATTAAAACCTAGAGTATAAGCAATATATCTTACTGGAATCATAGTTCTTCCTTGGTCTACATAAGTTTTTACATCCATATAGACTGTTGTCTTACCATCTTTATTGATAATGTTATAGAAGTTTTTGTCTACTTGGAAAACTGCAAATTCTTTTTCATCTTTAACTTGTTTTTTATCCTGTTGTTCCTCTTGCTTTTTCATCTTGTTAAGATCAAATTGATTTAGGATATTCTTGTCATCAGCTTTCAAAAGTTCGTCCCACTTCTTATCTTGAGATTTCTTATCTTCTTTCTTCTCTTTGTTTTCTTTTTGGAGTTTTAGAAGTTCATCTAATTTCTTAGATAAGTCTTGGTTTAGATTTTTTTCTTTTTCATCTTTAGCTTGTTTTTCAAGTTCTTCTTTCGCTTTTTTATTTGCTTCCTCGATTAACTTCTTTGTTTCTTCAATTTTCTTATCTAAATCTTCTTTTAGCTTTTTAATTTCTTCATCAGATGATTTTTGTTTTTCTTCTAGTTCTTTAATCTTATCTTCTAATTCCTTTTTTGTATTTTCAGAAGATTCTTTTAAACTATCAATAGCCTTTTGAAGCTCTTCAATCTTCTTAAAGCATTCTGACTTAGAATTTTCTGTCTCTTTCTTTTTAGACTCAAGGTCTTTTATCTTAGCATCTTTTTCATCAAGAGCTTTTTCCAAACCCTTAATTTTATTATCTTTATCCTCAATTTCTTTAGTCTTCTTTGCAAGTTCTCCTTCTAAAGACTCAAGCTTTTCTTGCATTTCTTTGATTTTATTTTCGTTTTTATCGGTCTTTTCTTTCTCAGCTTCTAACTCCCATTTTGTAGATGAATAATCTTCTTTTAGTTTTGCATTTTCATCTTGCAATCTTTTTAATTCATCTTTAAGCTTAGTAATTTCTGCTATTAGTTCATCATTATTAGAATTTTTAAGATTCTCAATTTCTTTATTCAATTGAGCAATCTTATTATCTTTATCTCTAATCTTTTCTTCTAATTTAGCCTTTTCTTGTTTTAGTTTCTCTCCATTATCTTTGCAAGATTCTAACTTTTCCTTTAATTCATCTATCTTTGATTGGTCTTCTTGTTTCTTATCATTTAAGTCTTTGATCTGATTTTCTAAATCACTAATTTTACTTATTGAACTTTCTATAACTTTTTTACTACCATCTGTATCATCAGCTTTAGCTAGTACATTAGTAGTTGAGGTTGATGTTAAAACTAATAAAAGAGCCATAAAAAAGGCTCTTAGTTTGTTCGTATTAAATTTCTTCATTATGAATGTTCTCCTTTTCTTTTAATTTTTCTTCTCTTTTTCTATCATTGATTTTCTCCATTAATTCTTCCAAGCTAATATTGTTCCTCCTAAGAGTTACAATTATTTCTTCATTTTCAACTTGTATTTCTTCGTCGCAAATTTCCTTGTATTTTGCATTTAGATCTTTTAATTTCTCTTCTATTTTTTTCTTTTTGTTTCTAATACTTATAAGCTTTCTGTTCACATAATATCTCCCTTCTATCTTGGTCTTCCAAAACCATAAAAGTGTGATTTCCAATATTTTGAATTTATTGATGTGTATTGAATTGGATCTCCTGCGTGAATCATCATTCCATTACCTGCGTATATTCCTACGTGAGATATTGGTGTTCCACTGTTATATGTTGAATGGAAAAATATAATATCTCCAGGTTGAGCTTCACTTGGACTGACTGGGTTACAATAGTCTTTGTATATTCTCCATGCAGTTGTTCTTGGCATTCTCTTTACACCAGACTTTGTAAATGACCAACATACAAAACCTGAGCAGTCAAAGTTAGATGGTCCACTTGCTCCAAACACATATCTTTTGCCTATATGTTTTTCTGCTTCATTAAATAAGGCTTTGGCAGTAGCTGAATCAAAAGCAAGACCAGGATTTCCAAAGTTTGGATTATCTACTATTTCTCCTAAGTCCCCATTACCTGATCCAAAGACATCTCCCATATTTCCCTTAGCTTCAAGAAGAGCTTCATAATGAACTACATTATCTGGATAATCTTTAAATATTTCCCTAACAACTTCATCCATTTCTTTTTTCTTTAAAGTTACAATTAACTTTTTATATTCGTACTCTTCTTTTTCATAGCTAGTGTAAGGATTGCCACGACTATCATATCTAGTTCTTGCTACTGTTCTTGTTCTAATTTCAATTTCTTCTTTAAAATCAAGTTTATACATCGTATCGAAAAGATCTTTTAAAATTCCTTTTACTTCAGATGCTGATTTTACTTCTCCACATCTTGAAGTTATATAGGATAAAAGTTCATGGGTATTATGACCAATTTCTCCTTCTTTGTTTATGATGTATTCATCATATCCAGGATGACTTGTTTTTACACTTTCTATTTGTGATTGTAGGTCATATTCCATTGATGAAAATTCTTGATTTACTTCACTTAGAACTGTATCTTGTGATAGGTATGTTGTTGTCATTACTGAGTTTACTGAATTGCTTAGTCCACTCATACCAACACTTCCACCACCAATCATGATTGATATCATAAGACCTAGTCCTATTACTAGAAATAGAATCATCTTACTTTTTCTTACGATTAGCTCTTTAGAAGCCTTACCTAGACTTAAAATAGCTTTTTTAACTCTATCTACAAGTCTTGTTTCGTGCTTTTTAGCTATCATGCTCTTCATTTGCTTTCTTTGGTAAAACTTCTTAAATCTATTTTTCTTTATATAGGCATCTGATTTTTTTAAATCTTCCAAGCCACTTTTAAACTCCAACTTACTTTTTCTATTTCTTATTTTTTTATCAAATTTAGATAGCTTTTTTAATGACTTTTTCTTTTTGTCTAGCTTATACTTCCTTATTCCATGCTGGAGTTTAGAGCTTACATTAGCGGCCTTTTCTCCAGATTCTACACCAGTATTGTCAGATCCTGAACTTAAATAATCTCTCACCAACTCTGAAGACTTAGCTCCAGATAATAAAACCCCAGAAGATAGACCTCCTTTAGTTTTGTTTTTTAGGATATTATTCTTTAGCTTACTTTTAGACTTTTCAAGCTCTCCAATCTTTTTATCTGAGATAAAATCTTTAACATCTTGTGCTTTCTTGGAATCTTTCGTTGTAACTTTCTTAGATTCATTTTTTAAGTCATCGATTTTCTTGCGAGTAAATTTATCACTTTCATAATTTTTTCTTTTGTAGTAAGTCTTCTTTTTATTAACTTTCTTTTGTTCTGAAGGTTTAAGGCTTGTTTCCTTTTCATCCTTCATAAATTCTTGATTATTGTCTTTAAGCTCAGAATTATCAAAAGTTTTTTCTGTATCAACTTCGCTTATCTTATTTTCTTTATCTATTTCTTTAGAAATTTTTTCCTTATCTCTAAACTTATTTTCTTGATAAAGTTTCTGCTTTTGCTTTTTATCGATATTAGCATTACTGTCGTTCTTGCTTACTTCATCTTTAACAAGCTTATCTATTCTATATATTCTCTTGCTCTTCTTTGCTTCAATAGGTTTTTCTTCACTTGTGTGGATTCGCTTAGACTCTCTCTCGTTTATTTTGTCTTGGAATTTATCCTTACTATGAATAAGTTTATCCTCGTAATTTTTGATAACTTGTCTTTTACTTGATGCCTTCTTATTGCTTATTGGTTGAGCCTTAGCTGAAATATCATCTGTTGTTAGTTTATTAGAATTAATATTTCTACTGTTTTCACTATCAAAATTTACTTTTTTGAAGTCTACATCTAAGTCTTCATCAAGTTTAAAGCTTTCATCTGCCCTTATTTCAAGATTAGTTTGTTTTGTTTCTTCAGTCTTATTCTTATTATCTAAAACTTCTTTTCTGATTTTTTCCTTGTTTTTAGACTTCTGAAATTCTTTTAGTTTATCTTGTTTTCGATCTTTAGCTAATACATTCTCATGAATAAGTTTAGATTCTTTTTCTGAAATTTTATCTCCGAACCTATCCTTAGTCTTAATAATCTTATTGGTATAATCATCTGAATGAACAAGTTTACTTTCAAGATTCTTTTCAGGAGCGTCCCTATTTCGTATAATTTTCTTTTGAAAATCTTTTTTTAGTTTTTTATCCATATCACACCTACTTAGCTTCTTCTGGTTTTGTTGTCATTAGCTTATATAGCATGGTGTCTTTAGGGAATTTATCAATAAATGGAACAATAGTATTTCCAAAGAATAAGAGTCCCTCACCTGCGTTTGAATTAGTAATATAGTTTAACTGATAAGGCGATATTTTTAATTTCTTAGCAAGAATATCTCTATCTCCAGATGCTTGATTTAACATTAGAACAAAGTCTGTATTGTCAAAGATATTTTCAATTTCCTGACTTGTTAAAAGGTCTTTTACGTTTTGAGTTATGCCTGTTGGAATACCACCCCATTTTCTAAATCTTTTCCAGATTTCTACTGAATATGAAGCAGTTTGTGGATCTTTTAATAAAAGGTGGAACTCATCTATATAGTATCTTGTAGACTTACTTCCTCTATTTAGGGAAACCTTGTTCCAAACCTGGTCTTGAATTACAAGCATACCTATTTTTTTAAGTTGTGTTCCTAGCTCTTTTATATCAAAGCAGAGCAGTTGCCTATTTAGGTCAACATTTGACCTATTATTAAATACATTAAGACTTCCCTTAACATAAATTTCCATTTCTGTTGCGAGTTTTCTACCAACTCCCTCTTCTTGAGATAGGAGCATATCGTATAAATCTCCTAATATTGGCATATTTTCTGGTTTTGGGTCTTCAAAATATTTTTGGTATATCTTTGGTAAGCACCTATCTATAACTGATTTTTCTGCAGCAGTAAGACCAGATCCTCCTACTACAAGTTCAAGCATAGACATTATGAAGTTTGCCTTATCCTTTAAAGGTGCGTCCCCATCTCCATAGTTCATATTTATATCTAGTGGATTAAGGTAGTCCTTTGATTTTGCTGAAACTTTAATAACTTCTCCATTAAATTGTTTTACAAGGTTTGAATACTCGCCTTCAGGATCACAAATAATTACATCATCGTCTGTTACAAGAATTGCATTTGCCATCTCTCTCTTTGCCGAGAAAGATTTACCAGAACCTGGTGTTCCTAATATTAATCCGTTAGGGTTCTTGAGTTTCTTCCTATCTGCCATAATTAAGTTTTGGCTAAGGGCATTTAAGCCATAGTACAAAGAATTTGCTGAATCAATAAATAGCTCTTCTGTTGTAAAAGGCATAAATACTGCCGTTGATGATGAAGTTAAAAATCTTTTTATCTCGACTTGGTTAACTCCTAGAGGTAAGACAGAAACAAGTCCTTGCTCTTGCTGATGAGATAATCTTTTCACCTGACAATTATGTCTGTTAGCAATTGATGAGATTTGAGCAATAGTATTTTCTAATTTTTGATTAGTCCTAGCAAAATTCATCATTACTATGGTAACTACAAAGAGCCTTTCATCTCTATTTTGTAAGTCAGATAACATGGACTTAACATCCGCACCAAAAGTATTTATATCTGATGGAATAATATCCATATCATATCCTGCTCGAACTGCTTTCTTTTGTTCTTCAATTTTCATTCTATCCAGGTCTGTATTTTTTCTCTTAATGAGTTTAATGGCTTCTGCTTGTTCAACTACATCTATATGAAAAGCTACATAAATATTGTCATCAATATCTAAAAACTCAGATAACATTCTGTCTGATAACTCACTTGCAAGTATTTGAAAATGGCTTACTGCTCCAATATATTTACCAAATTTAAAATTATTTACTGGTGCAAAATTAAAGATATTGGGAGTTATATGTGACTTTGTAGACTCTTTCTTCTTCAAATCTTTATATGAAAAATAAAAGTTTTTGTCTGGATTTAACATATCGTGAACAAGTCTTAGCCTTTCTTCACCATCAAGGCTTTCTGCTCTTACTCCCATAGATTTAAAGTTAGATAAAATATCTACTTCAAGTCTATTTAACTTTGCTCTTGCTTGCTCTAGGTTATCGGCTTCTGTTGTAAAGGTTATATACTTCATCTTTTTAAGTCCGTTATTGCCCTTTGCAAGTTGAAGCTTTAACATCTCCCTAAACTCTTTTCTTACATCGTCATAGAAGTCTCCCTTATCAGCAATTTTAATTGCATCTTGTAGGTCTTTATTTCTTCCTAATTGATTTACATACGAAAGTTCAATGTGGACACTTGGATCAAAAGAATTTAAAAAGTTGGCAAATTGGTTAAAGATTAAATCTCTATCTTCTTCCAATGCCAACTGGTAATTTATATCTTGAAATGAAATTGTCTTTGAATAGTTTTTTTCATCTAACTGGCAAATCCCCTCTGGTAACATTCTTATATATGGAATTGTATCCTCAACAGTAAATCTCTTTTTCTCTTTCTTTAAAAGTAAACTTAGAAGACTATTTGTTGGATCTTTCTTTGTTTTTAGCCTTCTTACTTCCTTTCGGTCTTTTTTTAATTGTTTTTCCCTTAGATTTAAGTCGCTGATTTGCTTTTTTCTTTGCTTCAAGGTATGCCTCCTTTCTTATTCTCTTAGTTGGTTGATAAAACTTATGAAGATAGAAAAATTTAAAATATTTTTCAAAAGTTAAGGTATCTTTTTCATATAAGGTTATAAAAAAGATTGGCAGGGTTACTATTAGCATTACAATGATTGAAACATCATTAGGTAGATATTTCTTCATAAATATATAGGTTGGTATGCCAATTAGTCCTGCCACAGAAAAACCTATAAGTTGTCTTTTGGTTAAGTTAAAGGCAACCTTTGTTTTAATCTTGTCCAAATCTTTTGGTATTGGTACATATGCCATTTTAATCTCCCTCTACTTCTTCTTTGGAAAGTTCAAGTATATGGTCATAATTAGATGTTGTTTCTTCTTCTAGGTAGCTAATTCTTTCTTCTAATTCTTCTTGTTTTTCTTCATTTCTGTCATTGTATTCTCCTTGATACATAACAAATTCATTGTGACATCTTCCGAGTCTATTTATTCTTCTCTTTAAGTTTCTAATCTCTTCATTTCTTTTTTTCTCTTTTAAGATTTCATAAGTTCCTCCCAATAAAATTCCAAGTCCCAATAAAGCACAATTTTTCTTTTTTAACATTTATTCCTCCTAGTGCGTATTCATAATACTTTTTGCAACTGTTCCACTCTTAAACATCATAAGTCCAAGTAGTAGAGCATATCCTAATATACTAAACAAGCTTGCGTGAATATCTGTAATCTGTACCGTTCTTATTAAAACGGTGTAGATACCTAAACATACCATCAAAAACAAACCTTGTAGTCCCAAGGCAAAAAGTCCCTTGATATAATTTGTTCCAATCTGACCCCATTCTTTATTTCCCATAGTCGCAAATGGTATGGATGATACTGATGAGTAGACATATATTTCAAACATACGCCCATATACTATTAAGGTAATAGTTAAAGATATACATTGAATTGCAATCCTAACAAGGCTTGTTTCAACTAATATCATTATTAATGCACCAACATCTTTTTCTTTTAATGTATCAACCATTGCAACTATCTGATCTCCTGAAACAGTGGCAGAAGTAGTGATTACCCCTGCCGCTTTGTTTACAAGATTTTGTGCCACATCAAAGACTGCCATTGAAAATTCAAAGGCATGGCTTGCAAGGTAGACTGCTATAAACATCTTTATAATGTATTTGAAAAACTCAAAAGTATCTGTATCGTGCATATTATTCTTCTGCATAACCATATTTATGAGTTCAATACATAAAACTGCTGTTATGATAAGACCTGCTATTGGAACAATCACATTATCATTAATGTTTTTTATGAAGTTATATACTTCTCCATTCCAACCCATTGGTGTTTTTCCAACATCAGTTGCAATAACTCCTACCTTGTCATTTATATCTAAGAACATGGACTCAAGATTTGCTTTGATACCTCCGAGTAGCATATCCTTAAAAAATTCAGTTAGCTTGTCAAAGATACCAAACATAGACTTTCTCCTAATTTAAAGCATTTGCAAGTAGTGGAATTAATTTGATACCGATTAGTACAATTCCTCCACCAGCCATAAGCTGCTTAATACCTTGAGATTTAGCACCAGGGTTATCATTACCATAACCTTCCATTAAGTTAATAACTCCCCACGCTCCTAAACCTGCACCAATTGCAGTTACAAGTGTCTTTAAAACTCCAACTCCAGCTGTAAAAAATTCCATATTATTCCTCCTCGTTTTCTTTTTTATTTTCTATTTTGTTTAGTGATTTAACTATAAAGTTCTTGTAGACCTTATCTCCCTTTTTGTTTTCTTTGAAATATCCAAAGACATGGATTAAATCTCCTTTTTCAAATTCTTTTACAATTTCTACCTTTTCTCCATATACTGAGCAATTTGTATATTCTTTGCCCTTTCCGTATTTTTTAACAAGAGCAAAATTAGCTACTTGAACATTTTCTCCATCTTTTTCAAATCCTGAAAATTCAGCTTCCTTAACTAAATTTGCATTAATATTTATCATTTCTCTATCCATTAATTTCTTCTCCTTAATCTAAAAATTTCAATAAAAAAAGCGACTGAACTTATAATTCAATCGCTAAATGTCTTATATATTAAATTGTTTTAAGTGGGACTTCTTATCCTTACCATCTTAACCTCCTAATTTTGAATATAAAAAAAGACGATAGAGTTTTTAATTTCTATCGCCTATTAATACCTTATTTCTAGTCTTCTAAAATCGATATTTCAAGGTCTATCGCTTTAAATATAACAGTTATTCCTACTTCTTCTTTTACTATTTTTTCAAATAGCTCAGCCATATCATATGGGGACATATCATATATATTTTCATACCATTCATTACTTTCATCGTACATTGTCTCACATATTGCTTCAATATAATTTTTCTTATCCCTTGTGAGTTCTGTATCACTTTCCAAAATAAACTGCTCACCATTTATATTTAAAATGATTGTTTTTTGTATAGGTGAATTAAACTTAAATAATTCTGGCAATGTAATTGCAAGTCCTTTTGCAATTTTATCAATATTTTCTATTGATATATTTCTCTTCCCAAGCTCTACATCCGCAATATATGTCCTATCCAATCCACAAGCTTTAGAAAATGTTTCTTGTGTAAATCCACGAGCTGTTCTTAATTTTCTAATTTCCTGACCTAATTCTTTTTTAATCATACAATAGTACCTCCGTATGATTATATATTAGCACTTTGTCGACTATAAGTCAACCGTCTATGAGTCACAAATTATTTTTATATCATAAATTTATTTTAAGGATTTTAGATTTTGAGTTTAATTTTATTTTATCTCTGTTTTTCAAAAACTCCTCCACATCAAATAAATTCTTCTTATCATAATCTTCAAGTAATCTATAATTCTTATGCTTTGTAATATCAAATTTATCAGATAAGAAAGGTCTTACTCCTCTTAGCTGGTATATACACTTACCACCATCCATTACAGTTATTTCATCTTGGCTCATAAGTTCCTTACCAGTTTTTTGGTAATTTAGACCAAAAGATTTTTGGTTGGATCTTGTTTCTGATGTGTTATATAGGTCTATGGTTTCTTTTCCTAATGTTTCTGATAACTCTTTTACTGTTGTTTTTTCTTTTCCTCCTAGAAAAAGTGTAGAGTCACAATTACCAACTATTGTATCTGCATGGTCTTTATAGATTGCTTTTAATTGAGATTGTGCTTGCAATATTATACTTGCTGATATTTCTCTTGAACGAATTGTTGCAATCAGTTTTTCAAATTTAGGAATCAAACCAATATTTGCAAACTCATCAAGTAGACACCTAACATGAACAGGAAGTCTTCCACCATACACATCATCTGCCTTATCACAAAGTAGATTAAATAATTGGGAATACATTATTGAAACTACAAAGTTAAAAGTATCGTCAGTATCTGATATTATTACGAATAAAGCAGTTTTCCTATCTCCAATTTTATCAAGTTCTAGTTCATCTTCGCTCATTAGCTCTCTAAGCTCTCTTATATCAAAAGGTGCTAGTCTTGCACCACAAGATATTAGAATTGACTTGGCAGTTTTTCCTGTAACAACTTGTCAAGGACTTTCTAATCATTTTTATCGACTTTTTGATGTTTTTCTCTCTCCATTTCTCTAAGCATTATGCGTTGTAATTTGTCTTGCATTGTTTCCGTCGCATTTTCATTAAAGTGAACAACAACCTCATAAGTTGCTTTACCAATTTTCTTTATAGTTTTTATCCCTGTATTCTGTTCATTTTTATTTTCGTGCATATATTTTTCCTCCTGTTTGTTTCAATAAAAAAGACGATTAGATTTTTAATTTTCTAATCGCCTTTTAAGTGTCATATTTACATTTTTATTATCTCTGGCATACTTTGATACCTTTTCATACTTAAAGTCTTTAATAGTGCCTTTCCACCTCTTTTTATCTATAAAGATTCTCCTACATCATAGTTCATTTTTTTATTTAAACCTTTCTGTCTTAGTTTGTCTTTATCTTCTTCATACCAATTAAGGATTGTTACATAATGGTCTTTATAATATTTCCCAGAGCTTTTGATATATCTTGATAGCTTTTCAATCATTGTATCTGTATGACTTTGCAGCTTATCCTTTAACTTATGGTATTCTTCTTCAGTTAATCGAACATTTTGATATTTTCCGTAAAAAGAAACTGGGGCTGCTTGGTTTTCTTTTTCTCCTCTCCCCTTATCTATACTAACCTTATCTAATCTACCCTTACCTATACTATGCGGACAAATGGTTGACACTTGGTTGTCATTTGGTATACCAAGATTTTCAAGTTTGATATATGCTCCATTTTCTGTTTGTGTTAAGCTTTGTTTTTCTGTAATATACATCGTTTCTTTTCGCCTGTCATTCCTGATGTAGTTATTTATCTTCCAATGAGTAATTACAATAATTCCCCTTTCAAAGACAATTACAAAGCCTTTTGTTATTAGGATTTTTAGATCATCTTCATTTGCTCCTATGATTTTTATTATCTTCTTTGGATTATCCACAAAACCATCATCATCTGCCCTCATTGATAAATGAAAATACAGGCATTGACTACTTAGTGGCATATCCAAAAATAAGTCGCTATCCACTATCTTTAGTGAAAACATTCTTTTATCTGCCATGCTCTCCTACCTTTCTTCAAATAAAAAAAGACGATAGTTTTTACTTCTACCGCCTTACATAAATTATTTTGATTTTTATTTTTGTATATTAAATTTTTAAGTCTTTATTGTTTAACATTCTGCTAAACAACATGTGATATAAATCTTTAGATGATTCTTCTATCTTGGTAATACTTGATATTTTATTTCCTGCATCTTTTGACGATGCTCCACAAAGATAAAATGCTTCATTGTCTGTTCCATAGTCTATGGCAATATATCTATCGTGATACTTTTTACCTGCTATCTTCAGCTTCAGATCTAAATTAGGATAGTCTTTTCTAAAATCATCTAAGA contains:
- a CDS encoding DUF6088 family protein, with product MSSYMEIISDKINSFDSHKVFFANDFLGIASNATVRQILKRLADERKIQRIIDGFYYNPKYSELIGEYEAVSIHELALAIARKYNWNIAPYNSTALNLLGLSTQVPTHYKYISSGRYKEYKIGDTVLEFKKVNPGEIANMSLKTATVIQAIKSLGKEDITGEVIQKIGENLTEKEKLDLMNESKSVPSWIYEVIREISEGENE
- a CDS encoding CD1107 family mobile element protein yields the protein MNKSIKRGVAIALLLFTFTVPATTFAMTNEGQIESQNESIYEPQKEEFEKMLKDDVFTPSKEEIPYQDVPRIPGNTSEATKPSTNPPKKTPLVKGGNTKAVNNLATQENKARGSVIENVDRNGKDITPSGDTEKDKENPVDVRQFLTFQTKSGKTMHLIVDHSSNQDNVRLLTEVGEQDLLNMIESEDKNTIKVEEPKKEEVKKEEPKTVPVKEEKKSGIGSFLIVALVIGGVIGAGYYFKVVKVKEDKMLEDFEEDDEDYISESEDDDDDESHEESLDEDDELL
- a CDS encoding stalk domain-containing protein produces the protein MKKFNTNKLRAFFMALLLVLTSTSTTNVLAKADDTDGSKKVIESSISKISDLENQIKDLNDKKQEDQSKIDELKEKLESCKDNGEKLKQEKAKLEEKIRDKDNKIAQLNKEIENLKNSNNDELIAEITKLKDELKRLQDENAKLKEDYSSTKWELEAEKEKTDKNENKIKEMQEKLESLEGELAKKTKEIEDKDNKIKGLEKALDEKDAKIKDLESKKKETENSKSECFKKIEELQKAIDSLKESSENTKKELEDKIKELEEKQKSSDEEIKKLKEDLDKKIEETKKLIEEANKKAKEELEKQAKDEKEKNLNQDLSKKLDELLKLQKENKEKKEDKKSQDKKWDELLKADDKNILNQFDLNKMKKQEEQQDKKQVKDEKEFAVFQVDKNFYNIINKDGKTTVYMDVKTYVDQGRTMIPVRYIAYTLGFNVEYDNSTREAIFSNKENNILAKKTLRLNIDTGVMRDSDGKVYNSDVKPVIINGRIHASISNIAKAFGASHGDIKDGKNQTIEWDNARKAVYVFKNVK
- a CDS encoding C40 family peptidase; amino-acid sequence: MDKKLKKDFQKKIIRNRDAPEKNLESKLVHSDDYTNKIIKTKDRFGDKISEKESKLIHENVLAKDRKQDKLKEFQKSKNKEKIRKEVLDNKNKTEETKQTNLEIRADESFKLDEDLDVDFKKVNFDSENSRNINSNKLTTDDISAKAQPISNKKASSKRQVIKNYEDKLIHSKDKFQDKINERESKRIHTSEEKPIEAKKSKRIYRIDKLVKDEVSKNDSNANIDKKQKQKLYQENKFRDKEKISKEIDKENKISEVDTEKTFDNSELKDNNQEFMKDEKETSLKPSEQKKVNKKKTYYKRKNYESDKFTRKKIDDLKNESKKVTTKDSKKAQDVKDFISDKKIGELEKSKSKLKNNILKNKTKGGLSSGVLLSGAKSSELVRDYLSSGSDNTGVESGEKAANVSSKLQHGIRKYKLDKKKKSLKKLSKFDKKIRNRKSKLEFKSGLEDLKKSDAYIKKNRFKKFYQRKQMKSMIAKKHETRLVDRVKKAILSLGKASKELIVRKSKMILFLVIGLGLMISIMIGGGSVGMSGLSNSVNSVMTTTYLSQDTVLSEVNQEFSSMEYDLQSQIESVKTSHPGYDEYIINKEGEIGHNTHELLSYITSRCGEVKSASEVKGILKDLFDTMYKLDFKEEIEIRTRTVARTRYDSRGNPYTSYEKEEYEYKKLIVTLKKKEMDEVVREIFKDYPDNVVHYEALLEAKGNMGDVFGSGNGDLGEIVDNPNFGNPGLAFDSATAKALFNEAEKHIGKRYVFGASGPSNFDCSGFVCWSFTKSGVKRMPRTTAWRIYKDYCNPVSPSEAQPGDIIFFHSTYNSGTPISHVGIYAGNGMMIHAGDPIQYTSINSKYWKSHFYGFGRPR